In Glandiceps talaboti chromosome 6, keGlaTala1.1, whole genome shotgun sequence, one DNA window encodes the following:
- the LOC144436663 gene encoding uncharacterized protein LOC144436663: MNGPWMEVTQSNIQLGTVSQNFSIKYVRVQCQRDPISREMEDIVEETTTKAVNAFEILIAGGREFVRKRVKKPSSSGVSLTKKQELYNSLVDLFEKRGLD; encoded by the exons ATGAATGGCCCGTGGATGGAAGTTACTCAAAGCAATATTCAACTCGGCACCGTCAGTCAGAACTTTAGTATTAAATACGTACGAGTTCAATGTCAACGAGACCCTATTTCTCGTGAAATGGAGGATATTGTTGAGGAAACCACAACGAAAGCCGTGAATGCATTCGAAATACTAATAGCAGGTGGACGGGAATTTGTTCGGAAGAGGGTTAAGAAACCCTCGTCaag TGGCGTTTCACTGACCAAAAAACAAGAATTATATAACTCATTGGTAGATCTATTTGAGAAGAGAGGACTGGATTGA